The DNA region CTAACATAAAATGATACTCACCGTCTATCTTATCGAACAGGATATTTCCGGGAGAATAATCCCGATGCATAATATCAGATTCATGCAGGCGAGCCGTATAACGGGCAAAGGCTATAACAACATCCCGGCAATCGTTAACATCGGCATTGCCGAATTCATAAAAGTTTCTTCGATAGGAAGATTGAAGACTGATAAAATAAGAGTACTTGATCAAACCGCACTTGCACTCTTCGATATAAGCGATAGGAACCGGGGTCTCAAAGCCTCTCTGAAGCAATATATTGGGGTATGAAAAGGCGCGCCTTCCTTTCGGGGCACGAAAAAAAGAATAAGCAATCCGATTTACCAAAGCCGGAACTCCATAACGTTTTATATTGATCTCCAATCCATCGTCCACCGTCATCACTTTGATGAGGTTTCTTCCAGAGTAGATCACCCTCCCCTCACTTTCAAAGATATCAGGAATGCTTTCTACAAATTTCCGCA from Bacteroides sp. MSB163 includes:
- a CDS encoding lipopolysaccharide kinase InaA family protein, which codes for MKIIVNPAYEHLRKFVESIPDIFESEGRVIYSGRNLIKVMTVDDGLEINIKRYGVPALVNRIAYSFFRAPKGRRAFSYPNILLQRGFETPVPIAYIEECKCGLIKYSYFISLQSSYRRNFYEFGNADVNDCRDVVIAFARYTARLHESDIMHRDYSPGNILFDKIDGEYHFMLVDINRMSFGKISIDMGCANFARLWGQKAFFELLAREYARARNADERYCVDKVLAHRKKFWIYFAKKHQVKYKLEL